One region of Sulfuriroseicoccus oceanibius genomic DNA includes:
- a CDS encoding dicarboxylate/amino acid:cation symporter: MKHLKKPHWQILIALIAAVIAGAWLRTVPTESAVHQGFITGSKFVGDIFMNALKMIIVPLVVSSIISGIGGVGKVEGFARLGGKTLLLYTLSSLIAVCIGLTAVNTLKPGLEDGKPNTTIKAAIEQEAANLEDAGASKEKLERVEQAKKDGFAPIADIFKRMFPPNIILAASQGQMLGLIVFSILFGIAMTRLDGSMGQTMQHVIQGVNDIMITLTHWVMLAAPIGVFGLVTPTIAAAGGEIFYALGRYFVTVLAALATHFLVAMPLLLLLLARVDPVRHFRAMRDALLTAFSTASSSATLPVTMECVQENAKVSQRVSSFTLPLGATVNMDGTALYECVAVMFIAQVLGYDFTLATQFSIVLLALLTSIGVAGVPSASLVAIVVIMQSVDIKGAEAAIAVLFSVDRLLDMSRTAVNVFGDSCAAVIIGKSEGESQILKDESAL, from the coding sequence ATGAAACACCTTAAGAAACCTCACTGGCAGATCCTCATCGCACTCATTGCCGCAGTCATCGCCGGGGCATGGCTACGCACAGTGCCAACCGAATCCGCAGTCCACCAAGGTTTCATCACCGGATCCAAGTTTGTCGGCGACATCTTCATGAACGCCCTCAAGATGATCATCGTCCCCCTGGTGGTGTCGTCCATCATCAGTGGGATCGGCGGCGTGGGCAAAGTAGAAGGATTCGCCCGACTTGGCGGCAAGACCCTGCTCCTCTACACACTCAGCTCGCTCATCGCGGTCTGCATCGGCCTCACTGCGGTGAACACCCTCAAGCCAGGTCTGGAGGACGGAAAGCCAAACACCACGATCAAGGCAGCTATTGAACAGGAAGCCGCCAATCTGGAGGACGCAGGAGCCTCGAAGGAGAAACTGGAGCGGGTGGAGCAGGCCAAGAAGGACGGGTTCGCACCGATTGCTGATATCTTCAAACGCATGTTCCCACCGAACATCATCCTCGCCGCCAGCCAGGGGCAGATGCTCGGACTGATCGTGTTCTCCATCCTCTTCGGCATCGCGATGACCCGCCTCGACGGATCGATGGGGCAAACGATGCAGCACGTGATCCAAGGGGTCAACGATATCATGATCACCCTCACCCACTGGGTGATGCTCGCCGCCCCGATCGGTGTGTTCGGATTGGTGACACCAACCATTGCCGCTGCAGGCGGTGAGATCTTCTACGCGCTTGGCCGCTACTTTGTGACCGTTTTGGCGGCTCTCGCCACCCACTTCCTGGTTGCCATGCCGCTTTTACTCCTCCTGCTTGCACGCGTCGACCCGGTTCGCCACTTCCGCGCGATGCGCGACGCCTTGCTGACCGCATTCTCCACAGCATCGTCATCCGCCACGCTGCCCGTCACCATGGAATGCGTCCAGGAAAACGCCAAAGTCTCCCAGCGCGTCTCGTCCTTTACCCTCCCCCTCGGTGCCACCGTCAACATGGACGGCACCGCGCTTTATGAGTGTGTGGCGGTAATGTTCATCGCCCAAGTGCTCGGCTACGACTTCACGTTGGCCACTCAGTTCAGCATTGTACTGCTCGCCCTGCTCACCTCGATCGGCGTGGCGGGTGTACCATCCGCATCACTGGTCGCCATCGTGGTAATCATGCAAAGCGTGGATATCAAAGGCGCGGAAGCCGCCATTGCCGTGCTGTTCTCTGTCGACCGATTGCTCGACATGTCACGCACTGCCGTCAACGTCTTCGGCGACTCCTGCGCCGCAGTGATCATTGGTAAAAGCGAGGGCGAATCTCAGATCCTCAAAGACGAGTCCGCTCTTTAA
- the atpB gene encoding F0F1 ATP synthase subunit A — protein sequence MLTGIANSISLLPLAAVDRKAVSAFPHIDGLSWITNSMVVSVLVMVFILVLARLVSKDLKKVPTGAQNLAEAFIETLYNFIESIVGKSIAPRAFPLLATFFFFFLFANWFGLLPGVGTVGVYHANEAGVMEFNPLLRPTAADLNAGIGIALVFFVLWLVISIQETGVKGFFAHLFAPKGKSANKFMMGFLALIFLFVGCLEVISISIRQVSLPLRIYGNVFAGENLLHEMSALGYKMGLNDMVAWAMAAVVPIPFFFLEILVGFLQAVVFTLLCAVYIQLSTTHDEEHH from the coding sequence ATGCTCACAGGCATCGCGAACTCCATCAGCTTGCTCCCACTTGCGGCCGTAGACCGTAAGGCAGTTTCCGCATTCCCTCACATCGACGGCTTGTCGTGGATCACCAACTCGATGGTGGTCAGCGTGCTGGTGATGGTCTTTATTTTGGTTCTTGCTCGATTGGTGAGCAAAGATCTGAAGAAGGTTCCAACCGGTGCCCAGAACCTGGCCGAGGCGTTCATTGAGACGCTCTACAATTTCATCGAGAGTATCGTGGGTAAGAGCATCGCTCCGCGTGCGTTCCCTCTGCTTGCGACTTTCTTCTTCTTCTTCCTTTTCGCTAACTGGTTCGGTTTGCTTCCAGGTGTCGGCACCGTGGGCGTTTACCACGCGAACGAGGCTGGTGTGATGGAATTCAACCCATTGCTCCGTCCGACCGCTGCTGACTTGAACGCGGGCATCGGTATTGCTCTGGTTTTCTTCGTGCTGTGGCTTGTGATCTCCATCCAGGAGACTGGCGTGAAGGGGTTCTTCGCTCACTTGTTCGCTCCAAAGGGTAAGTCCGCGAACAAGTTCATGATGGGCTTCCTTGCTTTGATCTTCCTTTTCGTTGGCTGCTTGGAAGTGATCTCGATCTCGATCCGCCAGGTGTCCCTCCCACTGCGAATTTACGGTAACGTGTTCGCCGGTGAGAACCTGCTGCACGAGATGAGTGCTCTCGGTTACAAGATGGGCCTCAATGATATGGTGGCCTGGGCGATGGCCGCAGTCGTTCCGATTCCATTCTTCTTCCTTGAGATCCTCGTCGGCTTCCTGCAGGCGGTCGTGTTCACCCTCCTTTGCGCGGTGTACATCCAGCTCTCGACCACCCACGACGAAGAACATCATTGA
- a CDS encoding ATP synthase F0 subunit C, with product MIEMLPILAEAGAEAADAAAKATDPAIAKYAMAAAGSAAALAIGFIGGKAAEATGRNPGAAGPVLTIAVLGMALAEAIAIYALVLAFVK from the coding sequence ATGATCGAAATGCTCCCTATCCTCGCTGAGGCAGGTGCTGAGGCTGCAGACGCAGCTGCTAAGGCTACCGACCCTGCAATCGCTAAGTACGCAATGGCTGCTGCAGGTTCCGCTGCTGCACTTGCGATTGGTTTCATCGGCGGCAAGGCTGCTGAAGCTACCGGCCGCAACCCAGGTGCTGCTGGTCCTGTTCTTACCATCGCGGTTCTCGGCATGGCACTTGCTGAGGCTATTGCGATTTACGCTCTCGTGCTTGCTTTCGTTAAGTAG
- the atpF gene encoding F0F1 ATP synthase subunit B, whose protein sequence is MTLFTTSILAAAPAANEGIAEGFGINGPAILAQVILFLIVYLILKKFAFGPIGAMLEERRKTIEAAQLNAEKIRKDLQATESKIEEMLQSANSDSERLINEAKESAEKLGDQRKQQAVAEAQAIIEKANKASEAERAAMMNELKADFGKLVVAATSKVAGKELSAADQERISRETAADLAQ, encoded by the coding sequence ATGACTCTTTTCACCACCAGCATTCTCGCAGCCGCGCCGGCAGCCAACGAAGGTATCGCCGAGGGCTTTGGAATTAATGGGCCGGCCATTCTGGCTCAGGTGATTCTTTTCCTCATCGTTTACCTGATCCTCAAGAAGTTCGCATTCGGTCCAATCGGGGCGATGCTCGAGGAGCGCCGCAAGACCATTGAGGCAGCTCAGTTGAACGCAGAGAAGATCCGTAAGGACCTCCAGGCTACCGAGAGCAAGATCGAGGAAATGCTCCAGAGCGCCAACTCGGACTCCGAGCGCCTGATCAACGAGGCCAAGGAAAGCGCCGAGAAGCTTGGCGACCAGCGCAAGCAGCAGGCTGTGGCAGAAGCACAGGCAATCATCGAGAAGGCCAACAAGGCATCGGAAGCCGAGCGCGCCGCGATGATGAACGAGCTCAAGGCCGACTTCGGTAAGCTCGTCGTTGCAGCCACCTCCAAGGTTGCAGGCAAAGAGCTTAGCGCCGCCGACCAGGAGCGCATCTCCCGCGAAACCGCTGCCGACCTCGCTCAGTAA
- the atpH gene encoding ATP synthase F1 subunit delta, giving the protein MKVSKEARRTARQLYTLAFENGRLSDDRVRTILGKLRSNPPRNYAGVLMAFERLVRLEKERHHAVVESSTDLSDSLRAEITESLVKKYGDQVTFEYKVNPDLIGGVRVKLGSNVWDGSVKARLDSLAKSFGV; this is encoded by the coding sequence ATGAAAGTTTCCAAGGAAGCACGCCGCACCGCCCGCCAGCTCTACACACTGGCATTCGAGAACGGCCGTTTGAGCGACGACCGCGTGCGCACGATTCTCGGCAAGCTTCGCTCGAACCCACCACGCAACTATGCAGGCGTGTTGATGGCCTTCGAGCGTCTTGTGCGCTTGGAGAAAGAGCGTCATCACGCGGTGGTCGAGAGCTCGACCGATTTGAGTGATTCCCTTCGCGCGGAGATCACCGAAAGCTTGGTCAAGAAGTACGGTGACCAGGTCACCTTCGAATACAAAGTGAACCCGGATCTGATCGGCGGCGTCCGCGTCAAGCTGGGTAGCAACGTTTGGGACGGCAGTGTCAAAGCTCGTCTCGACTCCCTCGCAAAGTCCTTCGGTGTCTAA
- the atpA gene encoding F0F1 ATP synthase subunit alpha — protein sequence MSNILQELEAEINGLKSNVTQSNVGIVREIGDGVAKVEGLSDVQLNEMIEFPGGITGLAMNLEESEVGVILLGDYKTLAEGDECKTTGKLLSAPVGEALLGRVVDGLGAPIDGKGAIEASAYYPVEKIAPGIIKRKSVSVPVQTGIMSIDAMIPVGRGQRELIIGDRSTGKTTIAVDTIISQANQNRAAEEGRLKDHKPMYCIYVAVGQKLANVARTVKTLEDAGAMEYTTVVSASASDPATMQYLAPYTGCAIAEYLMDQGKDCLIVFDDLSKHAVAYRQVSLILGRPSGREAYPGDVFYLHSRLLERSARLSEAAGGGSLTALPIIETQAGDVSAYIPTNVISITDGQIYLESDLFNQGIRPAISVGLSVSRVGSAAQTKAIKKVAGTTKLDLAQFRELQAFAQFGSDLDAGTKAKLDRGQRIVELFKQDQYSPKSMEMEVAVLFAMQNGYFDDVAVDKVRDCQAKMEEFLTNRKSDLLELIGNEKALTDDVKSGLEAALKDFKSGYKA from the coding sequence ATGAGCAATATCCTTCAGGAACTCGAAGCGGAAATCAATGGACTCAAGTCCAATGTGACCCAAAGCAATGTCGGTATCGTCCGCGAAATCGGTGACGGTGTCGCCAAGGTGGAAGGTCTCAGCGACGTTCAGTTGAACGAGATGATCGAATTCCCAGGTGGAATCACCGGTCTTGCGATGAACCTCGAGGAAAGCGAAGTGGGTGTCATTCTTTTGGGTGACTACAAGACACTTGCTGAAGGCGACGAGTGTAAGACCACCGGCAAGCTTCTTTCGGCTCCTGTGGGTGAGGCTCTCCTCGGTCGCGTGGTCGACGGTCTCGGCGCTCCGATCGACGGCAAGGGCGCGATTGAGGCCTCCGCTTACTACCCGGTTGAGAAGATTGCTCCTGGTATCATTAAGCGTAAGTCGGTTTCGGTTCCTGTGCAGACCGGTATCATGTCGATCGACGCGATGATCCCAGTGGGTCGTGGTCAGCGTGAGTTGATCATTGGTGACCGTTCGACCGGTAAGACCACCATCGCGGTGGACACCATCATTTCCCAGGCAAACCAGAACCGCGCAGCGGAAGAAGGTCGCCTCAAGGACCACAAGCCAATGTACTGCATCTACGTGGCAGTTGGTCAGAAGCTCGCCAACGTGGCACGTACCGTGAAGACCCTCGAAGACGCGGGCGCCATGGAGTACACCACCGTGGTTTCGGCATCGGCTTCGGACCCTGCAACCATGCAGTACCTCGCTCCATACACCGGTTGCGCAATCGCCGAGTACCTGATGGATCAGGGCAAGGACTGCTTGATCGTGTTCGATGACCTTTCCAAGCACGCTGTGGCTTACCGCCAGGTTTCCCTCATTCTTGGCCGTCCATCCGGTCGTGAGGCATACCCAGGTGACGTGTTCTACCTTCACTCACGCCTTCTCGAGCGTTCCGCACGTCTTTCGGAAGCTGCAGGTGGTGGCTCGCTTACCGCACTTCCTATCATTGAGACCCAGGCTGGTGACGTTTCCGCTTACATTCCAACCAACGTGATTTCGATCACCGACGGTCAGATCTACCTTGAGTCGGACCTCTTCAACCAGGGTATCCGTCCGGCGATCTCGGTTGGTCTTTCGGTTTCCCGTGTGGGATCCGCTGCTCAGACCAAAGCGATCAAAAAAGTGGCTGGTACCACCAAGCTCGACCTCGCTCAGTTCCGCGAACTCCAGGCCTTCGCTCAGTTCGGATCGGACCTCGACGCAGGCACCAAGGCCAAGCTCGACCGCGGTCAGCGCATCGTGGAACTCTTCAAGCAGGACCAGTACTCGCCAAAGAGCATGGAGATGGAAGTTGCAGTGCTCTTCGCCATGCAGAACGGCTACTTCGACGATGTCGCCGTGGACAAAGTGCGCGACTGCCAGGCCAAGATGGAAGAATTCCTCACCAACCGTAAGAGCGACCTTCTTGAGCTCATCGGTAACGAGAAAGCTCTCACCGACGACGTGAAGAGCGGACTCGAGGCAGCGCTCAAAGACTTCAAGAGCGGCTACAAGGCCTAA
- the atpG gene encoding ATP synthase F1 subunit gamma, translating to MANMRDIRRRIKSVKNTAQITRAMELVAASKMKKAQDQAVAGRSYAGMLNNVLASLTEQSEEITSPLMEKREGGKTLVVLVSTDKGLCGGLNTNLFKKVLDEANVPADAQFVSVGKKGRRLIAKLQKELVADFEVKDPVPFGETKLLARFLTKQFLEGKVDRVLVAYNHFVNTLSQKPTIVPLLPLCPENLQEVTSEGATATDQEYIFEPSQDDVFEHLLPLFVNFTTYQLVVEARASEHSARMVAMKSATDNAKGMIKDLTLEYNKLRQAAITAELLEISAAAKAME from the coding sequence ATGGCAAACATGCGAGACATCCGCCGACGCATCAAGTCGGTGAAAAACACCGCGCAGATCACCCGCGCAATGGAGCTGGTGGCCGCTTCGAAAATGAAGAAGGCCCAGGACCAAGCGGTTGCGGGCCGATCCTATGCCGGGATGCTCAACAACGTACTGGCAAGTCTCACCGAGCAATCCGAGGAGATCACCAGCCCGTTGATGGAAAAGCGCGAGGGGGGCAAGACGCTCGTCGTGCTCGTCAGCACCGACAAGGGACTCTGCGGTGGCCTCAACACCAACCTCTTCAAGAAGGTCCTCGACGAGGCCAACGTGCCTGCCGACGCTCAGTTCGTGAGCGTGGGTAAAAAGGGCCGCCGCTTGATCGCCAAGCTGCAGAAGGAGCTCGTGGCTGACTTCGAAGTGAAGGACCCGGTTCCTTTCGGTGAGACCAAGTTGCTCGCCCGCTTCCTTACCAAGCAGTTCCTCGAAGGGAAAGTGGACCGCGTGCTCGTGGCCTACAACCACTTCGTCAACACACTGAGCCAGAAGCCGACCATCGTGCCTCTGCTTCCGCTGTGCCCGGAGAACCTGCAGGAAGTCACCTCCGAGGGGGCGACTGCTACCGATCAGGAATACATCTTCGAGCCAAGCCAGGACGACGTGTTCGAGCACTTGCTGCCTCTGTTCGTGAACTTCACCACCTACCAGTTGGTGGTCGAGGCTCGCGCATCGGAACACTCCGCACGGATGGTTGCGATGAAGTCGGCTACCGACAACGCCAAGGGAATGATCAAGGATCTGACCCTGGAGTACAACAAGCTGCGCCAAGCTGCCATTACCGCGGAGCTCCTCGAAATCTCCGCCGCAGCCAAGGCAATGGAATAA
- the atpD gene encoding F0F1 ATP synthase subunit beta, whose amino-acid sequence MSQGTIVQVIGAVVDADFSKADKLPAIYSALEVSYDFNGQPTTLVLEVQQHLGDGWVRAVAMSTSDGLKRGMTVTDTGAPIAVPVGSQVLGRIFNVTGEPVDGQGPVADTTKTNPIHRAAPTFTEQSASAEVLVTGIKVIDLVCPFIKGGKVGAFGGAGVGKTVVIMELINNIAKNHGGYSVFAGVGERTREGNDLYWEMIESNVIATEKDENGHVKLDENGNPVLTDGSKVALVYGQMNEPPGARLRVALSALAMAEYFRDEENQDVLLFVDNIFRFSQAGSEVSALLGRTPSAVGYQPTLSEEMAGLQERITSTNKGSITSLQAVYVPADDLTDPAPANTFAHLDANVVLERALAEQALFPAVDPLASNSKALAPEIVGEEHYRVARGVQMVLQRYKDLQDIIAILGMDELSDEDKLTVARARKIQRFLTQPFHVAEVFTNVPGELVQVEDTVKGFAEILEGKYDNVPEQNFYMKGSIDTVDTSAAK is encoded by the coding sequence ATGAGCCAGGGAACCATCGTCCAAGTCATCGGCGCGGTTGTCGACGCCGACTTCTCGAAGGCGGACAAACTGCCGGCAATTTACAGCGCACTTGAGGTCAGCTACGACTTCAACGGCCAGCCAACCACACTCGTTCTCGAAGTGCAGCAGCACCTCGGTGACGGCTGGGTGCGCGCCGTGGCCATGAGCACCTCCGACGGTCTCAAGCGCGGCATGACCGTGACTGACACCGGTGCTCCGATCGCGGTGCCAGTGGGTAGCCAGGTTCTCGGTCGTATCTTCAACGTGACCGGTGAGCCAGTGGACGGCCAAGGTCCTGTTGCCGACACCACCAAGACCAACCCAATTCACCGTGCCGCTCCTACCTTCACCGAGCAGTCTGCTTCGGCTGAGGTGCTTGTGACCGGTATCAAGGTGATCGACCTTGTCTGCCCGTTCATCAAGGGTGGTAAGGTGGGTGCCTTCGGTGGTGCTGGTGTGGGTAAGACCGTGGTGATCATGGAGCTCATCAACAACATCGCCAAGAACCACGGTGGTTACTCCGTGTTCGCCGGTGTGGGTGAGCGTACCCGTGAAGGTAACGACCTTTACTGGGAGATGATCGAGTCCAACGTTATCGCGACTGAGAAGGACGAAAACGGTCACGTGAAGCTCGACGAGAATGGCAACCCTGTCCTCACCGACGGATCGAAGGTGGCTCTGGTTTACGGTCAGATGAACGAGCCTCCGGGTGCACGTCTCCGCGTGGCACTTTCCGCTCTCGCCATGGCAGAGTACTTCCGTGACGAAGAGAACCAGGACGTGCTTTTGTTCGTCGACAACATCTTCCGATTCTCGCAGGCAGGTTCCGAGGTGTCCGCACTTCTTGGGCGTACGCCATCGGCAGTGGGTTACCAGCCAACGCTCTCCGAAGAGATGGCCGGTCTTCAGGAGCGAATCACATCGACCAACAAGGGATCGATCACCTCGCTTCAGGCGGTTTACGTCCCAGCGGACGACTTGACCGACCCAGCTCCAGCCAACACCTTCGCCCACCTCGACGCAAACGTGGTGCTTGAGCGTGCTCTTGCTGAGCAGGCTCTCTTCCCAGCAGTGGACCCACTCGCATCGAACTCGAAGGCACTTGCTCCTGAGATCGTCGGTGAAGAGCACTACCGCGTGGCCCGTGGTGTCCAGATGGTGCTTCAGCGCTACAAGGACCTGCAGGACATCATCGCGATTCTCGGTATGGACGAACTGTCTGACGAAGACAAGTTGACCGTTGCCCGTGCTCGTAAGATCCAGCGTTTCCTCACCCAGCCATTCCACGTGGCAGAGGTGTTCACCAACGTTCCAGGTGAGCTGGTGCAGGTGGAAGACACCGTCAAGGGCTTCGCAGAGATCCTCGAAGGTAAGTACGACAACGTGCCTGAGCAGAACTTCTACATGAAGGGAAGCATCGACACCGTCGACACCTCCGCTGCCAAGTAA
- the atpC gene encoding ATP synthase F1 subunit epsilon: MSMLLKIVTPESTFFSGEVEGAVVPGIVGQLGLLPNHAPMVTTMEPGELTYTQNGESKTIAVGEGFIEVTQDHVSILTDLAVTHADIDLAAEEDAIARAKRALENADHTPEEVAAVRASLAKSLVKVGLKRRQNRSI; this comes from the coding sequence ATGAGCATGCTTCTTAAGATCGTCACCCCGGAGAGCACATTCTTCTCCGGTGAAGTGGAGGGCGCGGTTGTCCCCGGTATCGTTGGGCAGCTCGGTCTTCTTCCAAACCACGCTCCGATGGTGACCACCATGGAGCCTGGTGAGTTGACCTACACCCAAAACGGCGAGAGCAAGACGATCGCCGTGGGTGAGGGCTTCATCGAAGTCACTCAGGACCATGTGTCGATCCTCACTGACCTTGCGGTCACCCATGCGGACATCGACCTGGCTGCTGAGGAAGACGCGATCGCTCGCGCCAAGCGTGCGCTGGAGAACGCAGATCACACCCCAGAGGAAGTGGCTGCAGTCCGTGCATCGCTTGCCAAGTCGCTGGTGAAGGTTGGCCTCAAGCGCCGCCAGAACCGCAGCATCTAG
- the dapF gene encoding diaminopimelate epimerase — translation MTHFSNAKSPNPSDNAMEIHFTKMNGAGNDFVVIDNRSGIYDDLTKEQIERLCDRHRGVGADGMLAIEQPVEGSSSQYRFRYYNADGGEAEMCGNGARCFARFARNLTTEFEDEISFDTIAGPLVATFPGEDVCIDMSDPFDIESDIELSLSGTPQTVHFMNTGVPHVVLPVADVTAVDIVAVGRELRFHEHFAPAGTNANIHHVIENGHIRLRTYERGVEGETLACGTGVVANALVHHQLTGAASPIAVDVQGGDTLKVEFEKDADGNYRNVKLIGPADFVFDGTISI, via the coding sequence ATGACCCACTTTTCGAACGCTAAATCCCCCAACCCATCCGACAACGCCATGGAGATCCATTTCACCAAGATGAACGGAGCCGGCAACGACTTCGTCGTCATCGACAACCGATCGGGCATCTACGACGACCTCACCAAGGAGCAAATCGAACGCCTTTGTGACCGCCACCGCGGCGTTGGCGCCGACGGCATGCTCGCCATCGAACAGCCGGTCGAAGGTTCGTCCAGCCAATACCGCTTCCGCTATTACAACGCGGACGGTGGTGAAGCGGAAATGTGCGGTAACGGTGCACGCTGTTTCGCACGCTTCGCCCGCAACCTCACCACCGAGTTCGAAGATGAAATCAGCTTCGACACCATCGCAGGACCGTTGGTTGCCACCTTCCCCGGCGAGGATGTCTGTATCGACATGTCTGACCCATTCGACATCGAATCCGATATCGAACTCTCTCTCTCCGGCACACCGCAAACCGTTCACTTCATGAACACAGGAGTGCCTCACGTCGTACTGCCGGTCGCTGACGTGACTGCAGTCGACATCGTAGCTGTCGGACGCGAACTCCGATTCCATGAGCACTTCGCTCCTGCCGGCACCAACGCGAACATCCACCACGTGATCGAAAACGGCCACATCCGCCTCCGCACGTACGAGCGCGGAGTAGAAGGTGAAACCCTCGCCTGCGGAACCGGTGTCGTAGCCAACGCATTGGTACACCACCAACTCACCGGAGCCGCCTCTCCAATCGCCGTAGACGTCCAAGGCGGAGACACCCTCAAGGTGGAGTTCGAGAAAGACGCCGATGGCAACTACCGCAACGTGAAGCTGATCGGCCCGGCCGACTTCGTCTTCGACGGCACGATCTCCATTTAA
- the trpA gene encoding tryptophan synthase subunit alpha, producing the protein MPSAPDSITSSRLRDTFTKLSDANEAAFVAYLAAGHPNAEKTVEIVLALEEAGADVIELGIPFSDPLADGVVNQIAAEKALAAGTTTRGVLDMIRAIREKSEIPLVLFTYLNPVYTYGFEDFHRDAAAAGADGILCLDLPPDEAAKNVELAQSKGLSPIRLIAPTTPEERFEEVCATADGFIYYVSREGVTGVQESLAEGLDEQVAVLKKHTDVPVCVGFGISKPEQAAQVAKSADGVVVGSAIVRTVIDNADADNLAQIVHDFAKPLIDAAKSARA; encoded by the coding sequence ATGCCATCCGCACCAGATTCCATCACCTCATCGCGTCTGCGCGATACATTCACCAAGTTGTCTGACGCCAACGAAGCGGCGTTTGTAGCCTACCTGGCGGCAGGTCACCCGAATGCCGAAAAGACCGTCGAGATCGTGCTCGCGCTGGAAGAAGCCGGTGCCGACGTGATCGAGCTGGGCATTCCTTTCTCCGACCCTCTCGCCGACGGCGTGGTCAACCAGATCGCGGCCGAGAAAGCACTGGCAGCTGGCACCACGACCCGCGGCGTACTCGACATGATCCGCGCCATCCGCGAGAAGTCCGAGATCCCACTGGTGCTTTTCACCTACCTCAACCCGGTCTACACCTACGGCTTTGAAGACTTCCATCGCGATGCCGCAGCGGCAGGAGCGGACGGGATCCTTTGTCTCGACCTGCCACCAGACGAAGCGGCGAAAAACGTGGAACTCGCGCAGAGCAAAGGCTTGTCGCCTATCCGCTTGATCGCTCCAACCACGCCTGAAGAACGCTTCGAAGAGGTCTGCGCCACCGCAGACGGCTTCATCTATTACGTCTCACGCGAGGGCGTCACCGGGGTGCAGGAGTCTCTTGCCGAAGGGCTCGACGAACAGGTCGCCGTGTTGAAAAAGCACACCGACGTCCCTGTTTGCGTCGGCTTTGGTATCTCCAAACCAGAACAAGCGGCCCAGGTCGCCAAGTCCGCCGATGGCGTGGTCGTAGGATCCGCAATCGTGCGCACCGTCATCGACAACGCCGACGCCGACAACCTGGCTCAGATTGTCCACGACTTCGCCAAACCACTCATCGACGCTGCCAAGTCCGCGCGAGCGTAA
- a CDS encoding GxxExxY protein, producing the protein MTGVLKGSRSAGGDPETYAIIGAAMAVHSELGRGFLEQVYQQALEQEFLARGIPFLREVEIPINYRGRPLGVSYRADFLCYESVIVETKALVELQGVHDSQVINYLKATGLNRGLLLNFGTPALQYRRLVYELKEPPAPQK; encoded by the coding sequence ATGACTGGAGTTTTGAAGGGGAGTCGGTCGGCGGGTGGCGATCCTGAAACGTATGCGATTATTGGTGCGGCAATGGCGGTGCACAGTGAGCTGGGGAGGGGCTTTCTGGAACAGGTGTACCAGCAGGCATTGGAGCAAGAGTTCTTGGCTCGTGGGATTCCGTTTTTAAGGGAGGTTGAGATTCCCATTAACTACCGAGGAAGGCCTCTTGGGGTGAGTTACAGAGCGGACTTCTTGTGCTACGAATCCGTGATCGTTGAGACCAAGGCTCTGGTAGAGCTTCAGGGGGTGCATGATTCGCAGGTGATCAATTACCTCAAAGCGACCGGACTGAACCGGGGACTGCTGCTGAACTTCGGGACACCGGCACTGCAGTACCGAAGGCTAGTCTATGAACTGAAGGAGCCACCTGCGCCACAAAAATGA